From Carnobacterium alterfunditum DSM 5972:
ATCTCTTCCAATTCCAAACCCTACTCTCTTTCTGTTTCAATTACAGTCTCATTAACAAAATCTTTTAGTTCCTCTTTTTCATACCCTAATACATAAGCAATAGCGTTTAAAATTCTTTTACTCGCCATTCCATCGCCATAAGGATTATTAGCTTCAGCCATTTTTTTATGTGCTTCTTTATTTACTAATAAATTAGTCATCTCTTTTATAATCGTTTCAGTTTGGGTGCCGACTAATTTAAGGGTGCCTGCCGTTACTCCTTCTGGTCTTTCAGTCGTATCTCTAAGCACTAGAACAGGTACTCCTAGAGAAGGGGCTTCTTCTTGGACACCACCAGAATCGGTCATGATCATATAACTTTTAGCCGCTAAATTATGAAAATCTATCACTTCAAGCGGAGCAATCAAATGGATTCTAGGGTGATTCCCTAAAACTTTTTCAGCCATCTTTTGAACGATCGGGTTTAAGTGAACGGGATAAATGATTTCAACATCTTCATGTTGATCGACAACTTGTCGTATCGCTTTAAAGACTCGCTCCATTGGTTCGCCTTGATTTTCACGGCGATGCATGGTTATTAAAACAAGTTTACTTTCAGGATCGATATTTTCAAGAACGGTATGATGATAATCCGTTTTAATTGTCTCTTTAAGAGCATCGATTGCTGTATTTCCAGTAATGAATATTTTTTCTTCAGGGTGATTTTCTTTTAGTAAATTCAGTTTACTTTCACTTGTCGGTGCAAAATAGATATCTGCGATGACATCTGTCAATTGACGATTCACTTCTTCAGGGAAAGGAGAATATTTATCCCACGTGCGCAGCCCTGCTTCAACATGACCTACTTTAATTTGATTATAGTAAGCAGAAATACTTGCCGCAAAGGTAGTAGTTGTATCGCCATGAACTAACACTATATCTGGTTTAGCTTCTTTCATGATTTTATCTAAACCCATCAAAACATTTGATGTGATTTCAGATAATGTTTGATTTTTTTTCATGATATCTAAATCATAATCAGGAACAATATTGAACGTCTGTAATACTTGATCTAACATTTCACGATGTTGAGCTGTAACTGCTACGATAGATTCAAATCGATTCGATTGTTTATTGAGTTCTTTTACCACAGGAGCCATTTTTATAGCTTCTGGCCTCGTACCAAAAATTGTCAGTACTTTTATTTTTTTCATAAACTAAACCTCCAAAACAGATAATCATATTTTTAAACAGATAATTTACCGATGATTTTTTTTATAGAAAGATAAGCTTTATCTGTTATAGTAATGCCCTTTAAATCTTTTATTTTATTTTCTTTTTCAATTTTGTTGACATTGCTATTTTTCAACCCTGAATAAATCGATAGAATTTGTCTTTTGATCAATTTTTTTTGTTCTTTAGAATAAATTTTATTCAGGTACATTTTTTCTAATTCTTTAAAAATAATCAGATAAGACTCAAACGTTTGTTTTAATCTTTCTTGGCTTTGATCCGTCATAATCGAATTTTCACGGTATCTTCTATTGTAGTAAAAAGCATTTGCATAAATCATTGAGCGACTATTTAAAAAAACTTGCGTGGTAAACAGTTCATCTTCATGCAAGATGCCTTCATAGAAAGACAGATTATTTTGTTCAATGACTTCTCTTTTCACCATATATAAATATACCGGTGAAGCAAATGTCCGGCTATTTACTTCGAAACGGTCATCGGTATACTTTACGCCTTCTTGCAGCCGATGACTGAAATCATAGTTATTTTGTTTGATTGGTTCATTTAGTCCGTCTAAAAAGGCTCTGCCGTTAAAGCGGATAAGATCTGTATGATTTTTTTTCATTAAATCAACCAGATTTCCGATTGCCGTTAAAGCTAAATAATCATCTGAATCAACAAATAGCACATACTTCCCACATGCTGCTCTTAGCCCTGTGTTTCGTGCTCCTGAAAGACCTGTATTTACTTGTTCAATTAGCTGAACTCTACTGTCGGACAGATATGGTCTCACTTTTTGATTACTTTCATCGGTACTTCCGTCATCAATTATGATGATCTGCAGTTCTTGGTAAGTTTGTTTTACAATCGAATCTAAACACTCGTCGATATACCTGTCAACATTGTAAACAGGTACGATCACTGACACTAAAGGGTCTTGCTGCATGCTTTTCTTCCTCTCCAAACGGGTATTGTCTATTTCTTCTTAATGACTTCGGTTAACAATTTCATTTGCCCTGTAAGGATCAGTCCTATTGCAAATAGAATTACAAAGACGATACCATTGATCATAAGGTTTATAAAACTTGAAAACGGGAAACGTGGTATGATCAAAAAAAACACAACTTGGATCAAGGCCATAATAGCGGGTTTACCTAAAGCTTTTC
This genomic window contains:
- the wecB gene encoding non-hydrolyzing UDP-N-acetylglucosamine 2-epimerase, with protein sequence MKKIKVLTIFGTRPEAIKMAPVVKELNKQSNRFESIVAVTAQHREMLDQVLQTFNIVPDYDLDIMKKNQTLSEITSNVLMGLDKIMKEAKPDIVLVHGDTTTTFAASISAYYNQIKVGHVEAGLRTWDKYSPFPEEVNRQLTDVIADIYFAPTSESKLNLLKENHPEEKIFITGNTAIDALKETIKTDYHHTVLENIDPESKLVLITMHRRENQGEPMERVFKAIRQVVDQHEDVEIIYPVHLNPIVQKMAEKVLGNHPRIHLIAPLEVIDFHNLAAKSYMIMTDSGGVQEEAPSLGVPVLVLRDTTERPEGVTAGTLKLVGTQTETIIKEMTNLLVNKEAHKKMAEANNPYGDGMASKRILNAIAYVLGYEKEELKDFVNETVIETERE
- a CDS encoding glycosyltransferase encodes the protein MQQDPLVSVIVPVYNVDRYIDECLDSIVKQTYQELQIIIIDDGSTDESNQKVRPYLSDSRVQLIEQVNTGLSGARNTGLRAACGKYVLFVDSDDYLALTAIGNLVDLMKKNHTDLIRFNGRAFLDGLNEPIKQNNYDFSHRLQEGVKYTDDRFEVNSRTFASPVYLYMVKREVIEQNNLSFYEGILHEDELFTTQVFLNSRSMIYANAFYYNRRYRENSIMTDQSQERLKQTFESYLIIFKELEKMYLNKIYSKEQKKLIKRQILSIYSGLKNSNVNKIEKENKIKDLKGITITDKAYLSIKKIIGKLSV